One region of Wyeomyia smithii strain HCP4-BCI-WySm-NY-G18 chromosome 3, ASM2978416v1, whole genome shotgun sequence genomic DNA includes:
- the LOC129727874 gene encoding alpha-aminoadipic semialdehyde synthase, mitochondrial: protein MFRIIKCKESLSPRLFSRAKHTGKVIAIRREDQSVWERRASFSPAMVKKLIKNGVKVIVQPSNRRAYPMQAYLNAGATVQEDISEASVIFGVKQVPVDALIPQKTYCFFSHTIKAQESNMPLLDACLEKHIRLVDYEKLMDRNGARLVAFGKYAGVAGMVNILHGLGLRLLALGHHTPFMHVGLAHNYRNSSMARQAVRDCGYEIALGMMPKSIGPLTFIFTGSGNVSQGAQEVFQELPIEYVPTEALRKVAEHGSQNKLYACEVSRADHLERQDGGGFDPVEYDQYPERYISTFNKTVAPYASVIVNGIYWAVGSPKLITIPDAKNLLRPANTPWLPTSSGAPALPHRMLAICDISADPGGSIEFMNECTTIDTPFCLYDADRNKDMKSFKGPGVLVCSIDNMPTQLPREATDFFGDLLYPYALDILQSDASKPLEEHHFCQPVEGAIICSNGKLTPSYEYINELRESNNRSRHKTEGCSTSKKRVLVLGAGFVSAPLVEYLHRESNVSIKVGSQIKEEADRLAYRYAGIESVYINVEDESVNLKNLCEESDIVISLLPYSLHGLIAKHCVAGKTHLVTASYLNEDIKHLDESAKEAGVTLMNEVGLDPGIDHLLALECFQEVQEKGGTIESFVSFCGGLPAPEHSDNPLRYKFSWSPRGVLLNTLSAAKYLSKGQVVDISGGGELMTAPRELEFLPGFALEGFPNRDSTKYKSLYGLTNVHTLLRGTIRYKGFSESIKPMQLLGLIDPNVHPMLHPKGPEITWRQLIINLLGLVDADIFYENLKNKLAERVGNSDGIIELGLLEDTPVFKMGTPLDTLSHYLSKKLAFSDSERDLVILRHDVGIRWSDGRREERGINFVAYGQPAINGGHSAMAVTVGFPAAIAAKMILDGEIQQRGVVLPFSSDIYRTMLARLENEGLVATTTSKFL, encoded by the exons ATGTTTCGAATTATCAAATGTAAAGAAAGCTTATCACCACGACTGTTCAGTCGGGCCAAACAT ACAGGCAAGGTAATTGCTATCCGTCGCGAAGATCAGTCAGTATGGGAACGACGAGCCTCTTTCAGTCCAGCAATGGTGAAAAAGTTGATCAAAAACGGCGTTAAAGTGATAGTCCAGCCATCTAATCGTCGAGCCTATCCGATGCAG gcCTATCTCAACGCTGGTGCCACAGTTCAAGAGGATATAAGCGAAGCATCAGTCATTTTTGGTGTCAAACAGGTGCCTGTAGATGCACTAATTCCTCAGAAGACCTATTGTTTCTTCTCCCACACCATTAAAGCCCAAGAATCGAACATGCCACTACTCGATGCTTGCTTGGAAAAGCATATCCGTTTGGTTGACTATGAGAAGCTGATGGACCGTAACGGAGCCCGCTTAGTAGCTTTCGGTAAATATGCCGGAGTTGCTGGTATGGTTAACATTCTGCATGGTCTAGGTTTACGACTGCTAGCTTTGGGTCACCACACTCCATTTATG CACGTGGGTCTAGCACATAATTATCGTAACTCTTCGATGGCACGACAAGCTGTGCGTGATTGTGGCTATGAAATTGCCTTGGGAATGATGCCCAAATCCATTGGACCACTGACGTTTATTTTCACCGGGTCTGGAAATGTGTCTCAAGGAGCGCAAGAAGTATTCCAGGAATTGCCGATTGAATACGTTCCAACGGAAGCACTGCGAAAAGTAGCTGAACATGGTAGTCAAAACAAGTTATACGCCTGTGAGGTTAGTCGAGCTGATCATCTGGAGCGACAAGATGGTGGTGGATTCGATCCCGTAGAATATGATCAGTACCCAGAACGGTACATTTCAACATTTAACAAGACTGTTGCCCCATATGCCTCGGTTATCGTGAATGGCATATATTGGGCTGTCGGATCCCCAAAGCTAATCACTATTCCCGATGCAAAAAATCTTTTGAGACCCGCAAATACTCCATGGTTACCGACAAGCTCAGGAGCACCAGCCCTTCCGCATCGTATGCTTGCAATTTGTGATATTTCTGCGGATCCTGGTGGTTCAATTGAGTTCATGAATGAGTGTACTACAATCGACACACCGTTTTGTTTGTACGATGCTGATCGCAATAAGGATATGAAGAGCTTTAAGGGTCCAGGTGTGCTAGTTTGTTCTATAGACAACATGCCTACACAACTACCGAGAGAAGCGACAGACTTTTTTGGCGACCTTCTTTATCCGTATGCTCTAGACATCTTACAGAGTGATGCCTCTAAACCACTGGAAGAGCACCACTTTTGCCAACCCGTGGAAGGCGCAATAATTTGTAGTAATGGAAAGCTGACACCATCCTATGAATACATCAATGAACTTCGCGAAAGTAACAATAGATCAAGACACAAGACTGAAGGTTGCTCTACAAGCAAAAAGCGAGTTCTAGTTTTGGGGGCAGGTTTTGTTTCTGCACCTCTTGTTGAATATTTGCATCGTGAATCTAACGTTAGTATAAAAGTGGGGTCTCAAATTAAGGAGGAGGCCGATCGGTTAGCTTATAGATATGCTGGAATCGAATCGGTTTACATTAATGTAGAAGATGAAAGTGTTAATTTGAAAAACTTATGCGAAGAAAGTGATATCGTCATTTCATTACTACCGTATTCTCTACACGGATTGATCGCCAAACACTGCGTTGCTGGTAAAACCCATCTAGTTACTGCCAGTTATTTGAATGAAGATATTAAACACCTTGATGAAAGCGCGAAGGAGGCTGGAGTAACGTTAATGAATGAAGTTGGGCTGGATCCCGGCATTGACCACCTTCTTGCTCTGGAATGTTTCCAAGAGGTGCAAGAGAAAGGCGGTACCATCGAATCGTTCGTAAGTTTCTGCGGTGGATTACCAGCACCAGAACATTCAGACAATCCATTGCGGTATAAATTTTCATGGTCACCTCGAGGTGTTTTGCTCAACACATTGTCAGCGGCTAAATATTTGAGTAAAGGTCAAGTGGTGGATATTTCGGGTGGAGGAGAATTGATGACTGCTCCTCGAGAATTAGAGTTTTTACCTGGTTTCGCACTGGAAGGCTTTCCGAATCGGGACTCCACAAAATACAAGTCACTGTATGGACTAACCAATGTCCATACACTACTAAGAGGGACAATTCGATATAAAGGATTTTCTGAGAGCATTAAACCAATGCAACTTTTGGGGTTGATTGATCCTAACGTTCATCCTATGCTACATCCCAAGGGCCCTGAAATTACCTGGCGACAGTTAATTATCAATCTGCTAGGTTTGGTGGATGCTGACATTTtctatgaaaatttaaaaaataaattggcaGAAAGGGTTGGTAACTCTGACGGAATCATTGAGCTGGGATTGTTGGAAGATACTCCTGTGTTCAAAATGGGTACACCATTGGATACTCTCAGTCACTATCTGTCGAAAAAACTAGCATTCA GTGACAGTGAACGGGACTTAGTCATCTTGAGGCATGACGTTGGCATTCGCTGGAGTGATGGACGGCGAGAAGAACGGGGCATAAATTTCGTAGCCTATGGGCAACCAGCAATTAATGGTGGACACTCAGCAATGGCAGTGACTGTGGGTTTTCCGGCGGCCATAGCAGCCAAAATGATTTTAGACG GTGAAATTCAGCAACGTGGTGTGGTGCTTCCTTTTTCATCGGATATCTACCGAACGATGCTCGCACGATTGGAGAACGAAGGTCTAGTTGCAACAACAACATCGAAGTTTCTTTGA
- the LOC129728347 gene encoding uncharacterized protein LOC129728347, protein MGFCDQICHIRCAGLNAPFIKVVREKHNLFWMCDECVKLMKYTRFKSVVSSLGNVVASVLGDQLHSFSELKDEIVKNNQHVAKLADKVIAATPVRIPNRDRPAKRRRGEAETPIEPAVGTRHVENHDRLVANSPPDLFWVYLSRFHPTVTVDVVEKLVRDGLQTRDAIKVVSLVKKGTELQSLNFISVKVGVPPEHKAIALSPGTWPQGIVFREFADTRGNSTVWLPPTTSAFPATPVTIPNGNIATGTASATPVLPAPFGGTASDSASIQASAIEEP, encoded by the coding sequence ATGGGCTTTTGCGATCAAATCTGCCATATCCGCTGTGCCGGTCTCAACGCGCCGTTCATAAAGGTCGTCCGAGAGAAACACAACCTGTTTTGGATGTGCGATGAGTGcgttaaactaatgaaatacaCCCGATTCAAAAGTGTCGTTTCATCCCTCGGGAACGTGGTCGCTTCTGTCCTTGGCGACCAATTACACAGTTTTTCGGAACTCAAGGACGAAATTGTTAAAAACAATCAGCATGTAGCTAAACTTGCCGATAAGGTAATCGCTGCAACCCCGGTGCGAATACCAAATCGAGACCGTCCCGCTAAGCGTCGTCGCGGCGAGGCAGAAACTCCAATCGAACCGGCTGTTGGTACTAGACACGTTGAAAATCATGACAGGCTAGTGGCTAATTCTCCACCTGATTTGTTTTGGGTATACCTCTCACGTTTTCACCCTACCGTGACCGTCGATGTCGTTGAGAAACTAGTCAGGGATGGATTACAGACACGGGATGCAATCAAAGTCGTCTCTCTGGTGAAAAAAGGAACTGAACTTCAGTCACTGAACTTTATTTCGGTCAAGGTCGGTGTTCCCCCTGAACACAAAGCCATTGCCTTGAGTCCTGGTACTTGGCCTCAAGGGATCGTTTTCAGGGAATTCGCCGACACACGAGGCAACTCCACAGTTTGGTTACCTCCCACCACCTCCGCTTTCCCAGCCACTCCGGTAACAATTCCCAACGGAAACATTGCTACTGGGACTGCATCCGCTACCCCTGTTTTGCCCGCCCCTTTTGGAGGAACTGCGTCGGACAGCGCTTCAATACAAGCATCTGCAATAGAGGAACCCTAA